A segment of the Kitasatospora sp. NBC_01266 genome:
GATCAGGCCGTCGTCGAGCACCCCGGCCGCGTGCACCACGGCGGTCAGCGGGTGCTCGGCGGGGATCGCGGCCAGCAGGGCGGCGATGGCGTGGCGGTCGGCCACGTCGAGCGCGGCCACCTCGACCTCGGCGCCCAGCCCGGCCAGCTCGGCCGAGAGTTCACCGGCGCCCGGCGCGTCGGCGCCGCGCCGGCTGGTGAGCAGCAGGTGGCGCACGCCGTGCTCGGTGACCAGGTGGCGGGCCACGGTGGCGGCGACGCCGCCGGTGCCGCCGGTGATCAGCACCGTGCCGTCCGGCCCCCACGGCGCCGGGCGGCTCTCGCCGCCGGACAGGGTGGCCAGGCGCGGCACGAGGAACTCGCCGTCCCGGACGGCCGCCTCGCTCTCGTCCAGGCCGGCCGCGAGCCGCGTCAGCTGCGCGTCGTCGATCGAGCCGTCGGAGTCCAGCAGCACGAACCGGCCCGGGTGCTCGGCCTGCGCGGAGCGCACCAGGCCCCACACCGGCGCCTGGGCGAGGTCGGTCGGCTCGCCCGGCGTGACGGCGACCGCCCGGCGGGTGAGGACGACCAGTCGGCCGGTGGCGGAGCGCTCGTCGGCCAGCCAGGAGCGCAGCGCGTCGAGCACCTCGCCGGTCGCGGTCAGCACCTGCTCGGGCAGGTCGGCCTCGGCCAGGGCCGCCGGGCAGGGGTGGGCGACGGTCAGCGGCGCGTCCGCGCCCGGGGCGGGCAGCGGGGCGGGCGTCCAGCGCAGCTGGAAGAGCGCGTCGCGGTGCGTGGCGCGCAGCCGCTCCGGGTCGAGCGGCCGCACGGTGAAGGAGTCGACCCGGCCGACCGGCGCGCCGTCCGGGCCAGCCAGGTCCAGCGCCACCGAGTCGGCGCCGGTGGCGGTGATCCGCACCCGCAGCGCGGCCGGACCGGTGGCGTACAGGCTGACGCCCGACCAGGCGAACGGCAGGCGGGGGCCCTGGCCCACGGGCTCGGGCGAGGCGAAGTCGGTGGCCTGCAGGACGGCGTCCAGCAGGGCCGGGTGCAGGCCGAAGGAGCCGGCCTGGTCGGCGACCTGAGTCGGCAGCGCCACCTCGGCGAACACCTCGCCGGTGCCGCGCCACACGGCGCTCAGGCCGTGGAAGGCCGGGCCGTAGCCGTAGCCCTGCGCGGCCATCTCGGCGTAGAGGCCGGTGAGGTCCACCGCCTCGGCGCCGCGCGGCGGCCAGACGGCCGCGTCGAACGGGTGGGCGGCGGTGCCGCGCGCGGTCAGCACGCCGGAGGCGTTGCGGCTCCACGGGGCGTCGGCCGGGGCGTCCTCGTCGCGGGAGTGGAAGGTGATCGCGCGGCGGCCGTCGGGGCCGGCCGGCTCGACGACGATCTGCAGCGCGACCCCGCCGGTGGCGGGCAGGACGAGCGGGGCCTCCATGATCAGCTCATCGAGGTGGGCGCAGCCGGTCTCCTCGCCCGCGCGCAGCGCGAGCTCGACGAAGGCGGTGCCCGGCAGCAGGGTGCTGCCCGCGATCACGTGGTCGGCGAGCCAGCCCTGCGAGCGCGGCGAGACCCGGCCGGTGAGGACCGTGGTCCCGGTGCCGGCCAGCGACACCACCGCACCCAGCAGCGGGTGGTCCACGGCGACCTGGCCCAGGCCGCTCGCCTCGCCGCGCGAGAGCGGCGCGGACAGCCAGAAGCGCTCCCGCTGGAACGCGTAGGTGGGCAGCTCGACCTGGCGGGCGCCGCGGCCGGCGAAGAAGGCCGGCCAGTCCACCCGGGCGCCGCGGGCGTGCACCCGGGCCAGCGCGCCGAGCAGCTGGCGCCGCTCGTCGAGGCCGCGGCGCAGCGAGCCGACGAACTCGGTGGCGGCGGAGTCCTGGAGGATCTCGCGGCCCAGGCCGGAGAGCACCGGGTCGGGGCCGATCTCCAGGAAGGTGGTGACGCCGAGGTCGGCCAGGGTGCGGACGCCGTCGTGGAAGCGGACCGCCTCGCGCACGTGGCGCACCCAGTACTCGGGGGAGCAGAGCTCCTCGGCGGTGGCGGCGCGCCCGGTGAGGGTGGAGACCACCGGGATGCGCGGCGCGCGGTAGTCCAGGATCTGGGCGAGCTGCCGGAACTCCGCCAGCATCGGCTCCATCAGCGGGGAGTGGAAGGCGTGCGAGACCCGCAGCCGCTTGGTGCGGTGACCCGCGGCCTCAAGCCGGGCCGCCAGCTCCTCGACCGCCGCCGCCTCGCCCGAGACGACCACGGACTGCGGGCCGTTGACCGCGGCGATGCTCACCTGGTCCGACCCGCCGCCGAGCAGCGCGGCCACCGCCTCCTCGGAGGCCGTCACCGCCACCATGGCGCCGCCGGCGGGCAGCGCCTGCATCAGGCGACCGCGCGCGGCCACCAGGGTCGCCGCGTCGTCCAGCGACAGCACGCCCGCGACGTGCGCGGCGGCCAGCTCGCCGATGGAGTGGCCCGCCACGTGGTCGGGGCGCACCCCCCAGGACTCGAGCAGCCGGAACAGCGCCACCTCGACGGCGAACAGCGCGGCCTGCGCGTACCCGGTCTGGTCGAGCAGCGCGCTCTCGGGGGTGCCGTCCGCGGCGAACAGGATCTCGCGCAGCGGGCGGTCGAGCTGCAGGTCGAGGTGGCCGGCCGCCTCGTCGAGGGCGGCGGCGAAGACCGGCTCGGTGTCGTACAGCGCCCGGCCCATGGCGGCGCGCTGGCTGCCCTGGCCGGTGAAGAGGAAGGCCAGGCGGCCGGTCCCGGCACCGCCCAGCGCGACGGCCGGCGACTCCTGGCCCGAGGCCAGGGCGCGCAGCGCGGTCAGCGTCTCGTCGCGGTCCTCGGCCACCAGCACGGCGCGGTGGCGCAGCGTGGCACGGGAGGTGGCCAGGGACAGCGCGAGGTCGGCGGGGGCCAGCTCGGTGTCCGCCTCGACGCGGGCCAGCAGGCGCTCGGCCTGCGCGCGCAGCGCGGTCTCGGTGGCGCCGGAGACCACCAGCGCGACCGGGCCGGCGGCCTGCGGGGCGCTGCCCCCGGCCTGCCGCGCGGCCTCGGCGGTGGGCGGCTCCTCGATGATCAGGTGCGCGTTGGTGCCGCTGACGCCGAACGAGGAGACGCCCGCGCGCCGGGGCTCGGTGCCCTTGGGCCAGGCCAGCGGCTCGGTCAGCAGCTCCACCTGGCCGGCCGACCAGTCGACGTTGGGGGTGGGCTGGTCGACGTGCAGGGTGCTGGGCAGCAGCTCGTGGCGCATCGCCATGAGCATCTTGATGATGCCGGCCGAGCCGGCGGCGGCCTGGGTGTGGCCGATGTTGGACTTGACCGAGCCGAGCCGCAGCGGTGCGGCCTCGCCCCGGTCCCTGCCGTAGGTGGCCAGCAGCGCCTGGGCCTCGATCGGGTCGCCGAGCGTGGTGCCGGTGCCGTGCGCCTCGACCGCGTCGACCTGGGCGCCGGTGAGTCCGGCGTTGGCCAGGGACTGCCGGATGACCTGCTGCTGGGCCCGTCCGCTGGGGGCGGTCAGGCCGTTGGAGGCGCCGTCCTGGTTGATCGCGGAGCCGCGGATCACGCCGACCACCGGGTGGCCGTTGGCCTGCGCGTCGGAGAGCCGCTCCAGCACGAAGACGCCGACGCCCTCGGCGAAGGCGGTGCCGTCGGCGGCCGCGGCGAAGGCCTTGACCGTGCCGTCGGGTGCCAGGCCGCGCTGCCGGCTGAAGGCGGTGAAGGTGCCTGGGCTGCCCATCACGGCCACGCCGCCGGCCACCGCCAGGGTGGACTCGCCGCGCTGCAGGGACTGGATGGCCAGGTGCAGGCCGACCAGCGAGCCGGAGCAGGCGGTGTCGACGGTCAGCGCGGGGCCGGCCAGGCCGAGCACGTAGCTGACCCGGCCGGAGATGACGCTCGGGGTGTTGCCGCTGAGCAGGTAGCCGTCCAGGCCGTCCGGGGCTTCGTGGAGCCGCATCGCGTACTCCTGCGGCTCGGCGGCGATGAACACGCCGGCCGCGCTGCCGCGCAGCGAGCCCGGGTCGATGCCGGCCCGCTCGATCGCCTCCCACACGGTCTCCAGCACCAGCCGCTGCTGCGGGTCCATCGCGAGGGCCTCGCGCGGGCTGATGCCGAAGAAGTCCGCGTCGAACTCGGCGGCGTCCGGCAGGAATCCGCCGTGCCGCAGGTAGGTGGTGCCGGGGGTGGTGGGGTCGTCGGAGAAGAGTGTGTCGAGGTCCCAGCCGCGGTCCTCGGGGAACGGGTCGCGCACGTGCTCGCCGGCCGCGACCAGCCGCCACAGGTCCTCCGGCGAGGCCACCCCGCCGGGGTAGCGGCAGCCGATGCCCACGATGGCGATCGGCTCGTCGCTCGCCGCCGCCGCGCGCACGACCGGTGCCACGTGGTCGGGCAGGCCGAGGACCTCGGTGCGCAGGTGGGCGGCGAGGTCGGCCGGGGACGGGTGGTCGAAGGCGACGGTCGGCGGCATGGTGAGGCCGGTGGCCCGGTTCAGCCGGGTCTGCAGCTCCAGCAGGGCGACCGAGTCGAGGCCGAGGTCCCTGAAGGAGCGGTCCGGGTCCACCGAGGTCGGGGCCGGGGGCGTGGCTGCCGCGTCCTGCGGCAGGTCGCCCTGCTTCGACCGCAGTACGGCGAGCGTGTGCTCGCGCACCAGGCCGAGTAGTACGTACGTCTGCTCGGCGGCGGGCAGCGCCGCCAGCTCACGTACGAGCGGGGACTCCGCCGCCGCGTCGGCCGCGGCCTCACCGGCCGGCCCGCCGTGGATGCCGTGGTTTCCGGGCTCAGTCATCTGCACTCCACACACTCGTTGTCCGCAGCGGACGGAGGGAACATCAGTGGTCCAGGACGCTCGCCGTCCGCCCGGTGACGAGGCGTCATCACCGGGCGGACGGGGCTGATCTGTTCAGGTGGGCCGGGTGAGGGCCGAAACTCTGCCGAACGGCCCGAAGGACGGATCGGGGTGGCCGGTGGTGTCGCGGCCGGTGGGGCGGTGGCCGACGGTGTCGCGGCCGGTGGTGCTCTCAGTCGGCGAGGTGCGCCGGTTCGACCAGGCTCAGGGCCTGGACGGGGCACGCGTCGATGGAGTCGATGATCTGCACGCGCAGCGACTCATCGGGCTCATCGATGATGAGGATGGCCTGGCCGTCCTCGTCCTGGTCGAAGACGTCGGGACCGGCGAGCACACAGGCCCCGCAGGCCACGCAGACGTCCTTGTCGATGATGACTTGCAGCATGAACGTTTCCTCCATTACCAGGTGATCGGCAGCTCGTGCAGGCCCTCGATCAGCGCCCGCTCGTCCTTGAACGGCAGCTCCTCGACGGGCACGGCCAGCCGCAGCCCCGGCAGGCGGCGCAGCAGCGTGGTGAACAGCACCTCCATCTGCATCCGGACCAGGACCTGGCCGGCGCAGCGGTGGTGGCCGGAGCCGAACGCGATGTTGTCGGCGGCGTTCTCGCGGTGGAAGTCGAGCCGGTCCGGGTCGGGGAAGACCGAGGGGTCGCTGTCGGCCGCCTGCAGCGAGCAGATGACGCCGTCGCCGGCCTTGATCAGGACGCCGCCGAGCTCCACGTCCTCCTTGGCGACGCGCACGGTGCCGTGGTCGGAGACGCTGCTGTAGCGCATCAGCTCGTCGACGGCCTGGCCGGCCAGCTCGGGGTGCTCGCGCAGGATCTCGACCTGCTCGGGGTGGTTGAGCAGCACCGTGATGGCCATCGTCATGCCGTTCATGGTGCTCTCGTGACCGCCCGCGATCATGATCCGGGCCAGCGCGCTGATGTCGAGCGTGCTGAGCTCGCCGCCCCGCTCCTCGTTGCGCTGGATCAGCCGGCTGATCAGGTCGTCGGCGGGCTGCTCGGTGCGCTCGGCGATCAGCCGGTGCAGCAGCACCTCGACGTCGCCGTTGAGCGTCGCGTGCTCCTCCGGGGTGGCCTGGGTCACCAGCGAGGTCATCCAGCGGTGGAAGAGGTTGGTGTACTCGCTGGGCACGCCGAGCAGTTCGATCATCGCGATCGACGGCAGCGGCATCGTCAGGGCCTCGACGGCGTCGATCGGGCCGCCCTTGGCCACCATCGCGTCGATCAGCTCGTCGACCAGCTCCTGGGTCCGGGGCCGCATGGCCTCGACCTTCTTGGCGGTCAGCTCCGGCATCAGCATCATGCGGTGCTTGGTGTGCACGGGCGGGTCCATGTGGAACAGCGTCCGGCCCACGATGCCCTGCTCCAGCAGCTCCAGCGGGAACCCGAACTGCAGTGGGTAGCCGGGGGCGGCGATGTCCGAGTCGAAGCGGGGGTCGCGCAGCACCGCCTGCATGTCCTCGTAGCGGGTCAGCAGCCAGGCCTCGCGGCCGTTGAACTTCAGCTTCACCCGGGAGACCGGCTCGGTCTCGCGCAGCACCGCGTACTCGGGGGCCGGCCGCATCGGGCAGCCTCGCTGCAGCGGGAACGGACGCACCTGCGTCTCCGACCGCGTCGTGGTGAGTTCCGTCATTTTTCCTTCTCTCATCCGCCCGCCCGCACGGTGTGCGTCACGGTCTTTTATCGATCGGTCTGAGTCGTGGCCGGGGCGTCCGCCGGAACGGAGTTCACCCCAGGCAGACTCCTTCTATTTCCCGGCCGCCAAAACCCCTAATTTGCCGCTCAGGGGTGCTGCCGGCGACCGCGCCGACCGGTGACATTAGGGGCCGAAAGACCGGGTGCTGGGGGCGGTGGCAATTGCGGGCCGGATCGGCAGCGGTTTCGATGGAGCCGGCGGCCAAAAGTGCCGCCGGGCCGGTTCTGCCGACCGGATTCGGCGGCTCTCCGGCCCGGCGAAACTCCACGGCGATTCGAGTGGAATTCGAGCGGTCGTCGAGCGGCTTTCAAGCGGAATTGGATCCACCGGCGCCGCGGCGCGGCCGCTCGAATCCGACAGCGGAACAGCCGGAATCCCGGTACGCTCCGGTACCGGAATCATGCGCTCCGGCCAGCTCGGGCAGGGGTGTCTGGCGTCGATCGGCCTGCGTACCGGCTACTCACAACGGCTCGCGCCGCTTACGATGGACATAAATGCGTGCGTGATACGCATCGGATCTCTCGAAGAGGACGTATGAAGGCGGAACGCTCCACGACCAGCGATGCGGGCGCAGGACTGCCGGGCAGCATCCACGTGCTGTGGGATCTGCGGGAGCGGGAGCAGCGCGGCCGAACCGGCCTGAGCACGTCCCGCATCGTCACCGCGGCGATCGGGTTCGCGGACGAGTTCGGCCTCGGGACGCTGTCCATGGCCCGGATCGCCGAGCGGCTCGACTCCGCGACGATGTCGCTCTACCGGCACGTGTCCAGCAAGGACGAACTGCAGGCGCTGATGGTCGACATGGCCTACGGGATGCCGCCCGAGCTCGAGGACGGCGACCGCCACTGGCGGGCCGGGCTGGAGCAGTGGGCCAGGGCCTTCCTGGAGGTCTTCCGCCGGCACCCGTGGATGCTGCAGATCCCGGTCAGCGGACCGCCGCTGGAGCCGGGGCAGATGAGCTGGCTGGAGCGCGGGCTGCGCACCCTCGGCCGCACCGGGCTGACGCCCAACGAGAAGCTCTCGGTGATGCTGCTGATGGTCGGCTACGTGCGCAACAACGCCCAGCTGTCCATGGGACTGGTCAGCGAGAACGTCAGCGAGGCCGAGCTGATGGCCAACTACGGCCAGGCGATGGACAAGTTCGTCACCGCCGAGACCTTCCCCGCGGTGCGCGAGCTGATCGAGGCGGGGACCTTCGAGAGCACCGAGGACGACTTCGGCTTCGGGCTGCAGCGGGTCCTGGACGGCGTCGAGGTGCTGGTCCGGGTCCGGGCCGGGGAGAACCCGCTGGGGTAGCCGGAACGCCCGCGCGGGCGCACAAGTGGAGAGGTCCGCTCCCGACACCTTCCGGTGTTCGGGAGCGGACCTCTTCGGGGGCTCTTCGGGCCGGTCTGCCACTCACCGGTAGGCGGCCGAAGAGTGCTGGACGGCGGCCGGGGTGTCGTCCGCCCAGGCGATGGATCCGGGGCTGTCGAACTCGTCGTACCCGCCCTCCTGCGCCGCCTCCAGAGCACCGGGCAGGGCACCCTCGATGGGAGTCTTGCGCAGCAGGAACGAGGCGAGCAGGGCGGTGAAGGCCATCAGGCCGACGCCGGCGATGGAGGCGATCTGCAGGCCGTGGGTGAAGGCGCTCTGGCTGGCCGAGAGCAGTTGGCCGCCTGCGCTGTGGGACAGGCCGGAGGCCACGTTGGCCGCGCCGCCGATGGTGTTGCGCAGCGCCGTCAGCGCGTCGCCGGTGACGCCGGCCGGGCTGACGTGGGACATGTCGTGCCGGTAGATGGCCGACCCGATGCTGCCGAGGGTGGCGAAGCCCATCGCGATGCCGAACTCGGTGAAGGTCTCCGAGACGGCGACCGAGGAGCCGGCCTGCTCCGGCGGAGCGGAGGTGACCACGATCTCGGCGGCCAGGGTCTTGCAGGCCACCATGCCGCCGGCCAGCAGGCCCACGCCGACCAGGACCACGGCGATGTTGGAGTCCACCTTGACCTGGGTCAGCACGCCGAAGCCGGCCGTGATGATCAACAGCGCCCCGCCGATGATCTTCGCCGGGCGGACCTTGCGGCTCAGTGCGGGGGTCAGGCCGACCGCGATGCCGATGACGGGCATCGGTGCGAGGGACCAGAGGGCGGCCTTGAGCGGGGAGTAGCCGAGCACCATCTGCAGGTACTGGTTGGTCAGGACGCTGCTGCCCATCAGGGCGAAG
Coding sequences within it:
- a CDS encoding TetR/AcrR family transcriptional regulator C-terminal domain-containing protein, whose amino-acid sequence is MKAERSTTSDAGAGLPGSIHVLWDLREREQRGRTGLSTSRIVTAAIGFADEFGLGTLSMARIAERLDSATMSLYRHVSSKDELQALMVDMAYGMPPELEDGDRHWRAGLEQWARAFLEVFRRHPWMLQIPVSGPPLEPGQMSWLERGLRTLGRTGLTPNEKLSVMLLMVGYVRNNAQLSMGLVSENVSEAELMANYGQAMDKFVTAETFPAVRELIEAGTFESTEDDFGFGLQRVLDGVEVLVRVRAGENPLG
- a CDS encoding cytochrome P450, with protein sequence MTELTTTRSETQVRPFPLQRGCPMRPAPEYAVLRETEPVSRVKLKFNGREAWLLTRYEDMQAVLRDPRFDSDIAAPGYPLQFGFPLELLEQGIVGRTLFHMDPPVHTKHRMMLMPELTAKKVEAMRPRTQELVDELIDAMVAKGGPIDAVEALTMPLPSIAMIELLGVPSEYTNLFHRWMTSLVTQATPEEHATLNGDVEVLLHRLIAERTEQPADDLISRLIQRNEERGGELSTLDISALARIMIAGGHESTMNGMTMAITVLLNHPEQVEILREHPELAGQAVDELMRYSSVSDHGTVRVAKEDVELGGVLIKAGDGVICSLQAADSDPSVFPDPDRLDFHRENAADNIAFGSGHHRCAGQVLVRMQMEVLFTTLLRRLPGLRLAVPVEELPFKDERALIEGLHELPITW
- a CDS encoding ferredoxin, with translation MLQVIIDKDVCVACGACVLAGPDVFDQDEDGQAILIIDEPDESLRVQIIDSIDACPVQALSLVEPAHLAD